The Labilithrix sp. nucleotide sequence GGTTGTCGACGTAGTTCGTGCGCGCGTGGGCCGTCAGCGTGTTCGCCTCCGCCGAGAGCTGCTCGAGGTTCGTGACGATGTGGTTCACCTTCTCGCGGTTGTCGGTGAGGACCAGGTTCAGGTTCTTCAGCAGTCCCGCCGTGTTCGTCGCGATGTCGGAGATGAGCTCGCGGTTGTTGCGGATGCCGTTGATCGTCGTGTCGAGCAGCTCGTAGGCCTTCGCGAGGAACAGGTCGAGGCGCGGGGGATCGATGCCCTTCACGATCGTGTTCTCGGCGAGGACCGGCTTCTGCGGCGAGCCCGGATCGATCGCGAGGAACTGCTCGCCGAGGACGCCCTGCGTCGTGATGTAGAAGTCCGCGTCGTCGTGGATCGACTCCTTCACCCGCTGCTCGATCTCGATCTTCGCGCGCACCAGCGTGCGGCGGTTCGTCTTCGGATCGATCTTGCCGCCCATGAAGGAGAGCTCCTTCACCTTGCCGCACTTCACGCCCGCGACGCGCACCGGCGCCCCCGACTGCAGGCCGCCCGGATTGTCGAAGTCGACGAAGACCGTGTACGTCTTCTCGAACGACAAGCCGCCCATGATGAGGACGAAGGCGGCGAGGATGCCGAGCGAGACGAGGATGAGGACGCCGACCTTGACCTCGATCGATTTCTCTTGAGCCATGAAAGCGAGATCGAGAGTACGGCAAGGTCACTCGTTTGCGTAGAGCTTCATCCGCCGCTTCACGACCTCGAGGAAGCGGTCCTTCGTGTCGGGGGAGGGGGGCGTCATGAAGGCCCACGAGTAGTCGGTCGGGAAGCTCTCCCGCGTCTTCGCGCGGCCCGCCTCCGGGAAGGAGAGGATCGAGTCGAGCACCTTCGCGTCGCCCGCGTGCTGATGGCAGCCGATGCAGTTCGTCTGCGCGTTGTGCGCGCCGCGCTCGAGGAACGGGTTCGAGCACCACGTGTGCTTGCCGTGCACCGCCGCGAGCGCGTCGCCGAGCGATCCCTCGAAGCCGCCGCGCGGATCGGGGTCCTTCTCGTCGAAGTCCGTCACCACGCACATCTTGTAGTGGTCCCACGGCGCGCCGAGCTGCTTGATCTCCTCGGGGCGGTCCTGGCCGAAGTCGCCGTCGGCGTCGGGCGACCACCAGACCGTCACCCAGACCCAGTGGCGGAGCTCCTTCGTCATCACGTGGAGGCCGACGAGCGAGTAGCCCGCGTCGTCGGACATCGTCACGCTGTACGCCTCGCGCGGGCCCGCCTTGACCTTCGGCGCCGCGCTCGGCTTCCAGGTGTCGGCGGTCGCGAGCGCGGCGGCGGAGGTGTCGATCACGGGCAGGCCGTCGGGGACGAACGCGTCGTTGCGACGCCACGAGGTCTTGATCACCGCCGCGTCGGCGGGCATCTCGCGCGAGAAGCAGCTCGCGAAGTTCGAGGCCGACGGCGGCGCCGACTCGAACGAGAGCGCGTCGAGATCGCACGCCGCCATCGCGCCGTAGTCGCCGAGCACGTGCTGCACGAAGCCGGGGCTGTACGCATTCCGCGCGTTGCCGCCGAGCCCGTCGACGTGCGTCGCGTCGCCCTCCTCGACCTGCTTCATCCGCGCGAAGAAGTCCGCCTCGCTGCTCGGCCCCAAGCTCGACGCGTTCCACTCCCAGAGCGACGCCAGCTCTTGCTCGGTCGGCGCCGCCTTCGCCTCGCGGCGCTCGGGCCCGAGCTCGCCGTACATCTTCGCGAAGAGCCGCTCCACCTCGTCGCCCCCCAGCCACGTCCGAAAGCGCGGGATCGTCTTGTCGGGGAACGCCGCGAGCTTCACCGGCGCGAGCGCCTTCGCGAGCACCTTCCACCCAAGCTCCCTTCGCGCCTTCTTCGACGTCGCGAACCTCTCCTCGTCCGCCCCATCGAACACATCCGCCGGATACCCCTCCGCCGCCCCCACCGCCCTCCTCTCCAACTCCCGAATCGCCCCCTGGTCCCCCGCAGGATCCGAAGCGCGGTCCACCGCACACGCCGCAAGAGCAAGCGCAAGCGCCGCGACAGGGGCCCCGCGAAAGCGGCCGCGCAAGCGGTTGCGAAGCAACCCGAGCGCGCAGCGCGAGGGCCGTGTTCGCGGGGTGGGGGTGTCGGGGGCGAAGCCCCCGACGTTGAAAGCGCGAAGCAACCCGAGCGCTCCGCGCGAGGGCCGTGTTCGCGGGGTGGGGGTGTCGGGGGCGAAGCCCCCGACGTTGCCAAGCCTACTCAAGGCGTGGGGTGCTCCTCGACTTGGCGGATCGCCCAGTCCGACGCGACGGCCATGTACCGTCCGGTCTCGCGGTGCACGGCGAGGAAGTAGAGCCAGCCGTCCGAGCGGAAGTGCGGGTAGAGCGCGAAGTAGCCGGGGGGCATCTTCGTCACTTGCACCTTCTTGCCGGTGATGAAGTCGATGACGATGACGTCGGCGGAGCCCTTCGCGAGGTACGCCGGGTCGGGGTCGGGACCGAAGTCGCTCGGCTCGTTGTAGTGGTGCGTCGAGAGGAAGCGCTCGTCGAACGAGAGGTTCGCCTTGTTGCCCTTGAGGCAGACGTTGCCGATCGTCTCGAGCTTGAACTCGTAGCGATCGCCGACCCGCACGCGCTCGAGCGTCTCCAGCGCGTAGCCCCACGGCGTGTTGCCCTGCGCGTCCTTGCCGTACGCCCAGCGGCTGCCGAGCAAGCGGCCCGTCTTCGACATCATCGTGTCGCCGCGGTACGGCGTCTTGATCTTGAAGGCCGCGCCCGCGATCTTGTAGCCGTCCTCGACGTCGCTGCCGGTCGCGACCGCGGTGTAGATGTTGATGCCCGAGTCCTCACCGCCGCGCGGAGGCGTGTCGCGCGCGGCCGCGGTGTACGCGCCGGAGTCGCCCGCCCAGATGCTGTAGAGGATGAAGCGATCGCTGATCGAGTTGTCGGCGACGACCTGACCGACGGTCTGGTAGAGGCCGCTCGCCGCGCTGAGGCTCGAGCACTCCGGCTCGCCGAACGACACGAGCGTCGTCGACGGCTTCTCGAGCAGCGACTGCGCGCAGAACTTCGTGCCGCCCTGGAACATGAAGGCCTTGTTGTCGGGCCAGAAGTCCGGATCGTAGGAGGCGCGGAGCCCGATGTCGCGCGACTGTCCGTCGAGCGTCGCCTGGAGATCGAGCGCCTGCGCGCCGCCGTTCGAGCCGCCGCCGGTCGCGACGAAGCGACCGTCGGCCGAGGCGCGGAGCCAGAACGAGTTCGGCGACTTGAGGTTCCGGAGGACGCGGATCGTGGAGCCGTCCGTGCCCCACTCCGTCTTCTCGAAGACGTCGGTGCCGTCGGCCTTCTTCGCCTGGAAGCACGCGGTCGGGCTCACCGGGCTCTCCGGGTTCGGCGCGGGGCAGCCGATCATCGGCATCCGGTTCGCGAAGTTCTTCGCCGCCCACGTCTGCGTCTTCACCGCGCTCGTGCGCGCGGCGAGCTTCGTGAAGTCGTCGACGCACTTCGTCGGGCGGTTCTCGCGGAAGATGCAGCGGACCTGATCCGGTCCCGTCCCGCAGTTCTCGACGCCGGGGAGCTTCTTCTGGAAGAAGGTGAGGACCGTCTCGTACTGCGCCGGCGTGAGGCGCGGGTAGTCGGCGAGGACGGGCATCAACGTCGCGCGACGGAACTCGGCGTAGAGGTCGTCCTTGCCCGCGAAGATCTCCGCGAACAGCTTCGCCTGCTTGAACGTCTCGGGGTGGCGCTCCTCGTCGATCGTGGGGCCCGGCGTGAAGTGCGCGCCGGCGGTGAGGATGCCGATGCGCTCCGGCGCGAAGCCGGTCCGCGGATCGGCCGGGTTCTGGCGGAAGAAGTCGATCTTCTCGTCGTTCGAGGCGTCGCTCTTCAAGAAGTCGACGGCGGCCTTGTACTGCTCGTTCCAGCCCGCGAGCGTGACCGGGTTGATGCTGTGGCAGCCGGTGAAGCTGCACGCTCCGACCTGGCCCGGCGCGGCCGGCACCGCGTTCGTGCCCATGATCCGGAGCGCGGAGACCGCGAGCTCCGCGTCGGTGAGATCGTGCGCAGAGACCTCCGTGTCCTCTGCTCTCGTCCCGCACGCGACGATCGCCGCCGCGCCCAACAAACCGAGTCCCACCAACGAGCCGAGCCCAAGCTTCGCCATTGCTGGCCTTGCGTGCAGTGCCTATGCCACTCAGGCACACATGGTAGGATAGGCGTTCCGGAAGCGGATCGTGGGGACCATGGGACCCTCACGATCCACCCCTTTCGACCACCGTCGCGGTATACGGGAGCACGTAACGCCTTGAAACGGTCCACAGTCTGGCTCGGAGTCGCCCTCATCGTCGGGGGTGGTATCGCCTACGCGAGGCTCTCGCGCTTCCACCGCGCGGCGACGCGCGCGGCGGCGGGGCCGGTGACCTCCGAGGACTGGGACCTCCTTCGCCAGCGCCCCGACGACTCGCGCGTCGTCGCCGCGGCGGCGATCGAGCTCCGCGCGGCGGCGGAGCTGCCAGAGTGCGATTCGGTGGCTCGCGTCGCGGCCCGCACCGGCACGATCCTCGACGAGCACCCGACCACCGACGACGAGAGCCTCGCCGCGATCGCGAAGATGCTTGCAATATGCAGCGATCAGCGGCCCCTGCGCTGGACGAAGCGGCCGCCCGAGGACCTCGTGAAGGCGATGCACGCGGACATCGCCGCCGGCGCGAGCCGCCCGAACGACCTCGTCGTCGACGCGCTGCTCAAGGTGCGGCCGCGCATGAGCCAGGAGCTCGTCGACGTGATCGTGAGCGCGGTGAAGCCGAACAACTCGAAGGCGGAGACCCTCGTCGCGACCGGCCTCCCCGAGAACGACGAGCCGCTCGTGCCCGCGACCGAGAACGCGCTCCACCGGCGGCCCGCCGGCGCCGACGACCGCGTCGCCGCCGCGATCCGTACCTGGCTCGGCGCGATGAAGGAGAAGGGGCCGAGCGAGATCGACGCCAGGTCGATGACACGCGCGGTGGCGTGGTCGCCGCCGCCGCGGCTCGAGGACGACGGCGCGCAGGCGCTCGCGAAGACGATCGAGCAGGTCGAGGCGGTGAAGACGCTCTGCGCGAAGCTCGTCCTCCACCCCAACGACGCCGAGATGCTCGGCAAGTACGCGACCGGGCCCGCCGCGAAGGCGTGCGCCGAGCCCGCGAACCAGATGAAGGCCGCGCTCGACATGCTCTACGCGGTGGCGGCCGGCGCGAAGCAATTCGAGGACGAGAAGAGCGAAGCGGCGAAGCGGCGCCGCGACGCGTGGGAGGACGAGCAGGCGGAGGCGATCGCGAAGCGCGGACCGAGCGCGATCCCCGCCGCGCGCGAGGGCCTCAAGCACAACGCGCGCGCGGTGCGCCGCGTCTCGGCGCGGACGTTCGCGAAGCTCGATCGCGCCACCTACGCCGCGACGATCACGGAGCGCCTCCGCGCGCGCACCGCGAACCCCGACGACGCGAAGCTCGTGCTCGAGCTCCTCGGCACGTCGGCGAACTTCGACGCGAGCGCGGTCCTCGCGACCTTCTACACCGGCGATCTCGACGTCGTGAAACGCGCGACGGCGGCGCTGAAGCGGCAGAGCCCGGAGCGGTGGGTCGCGCCGCTCTTCGCGGGGCTCTCCGTGAGCTCGGCGGTGCCCGCCGTGATGAAGGGGTACACCGACGCGCTGGAGCAGACGCCCGGCGCCGCCGCGATCGCGGCGAACGTGCTCGACGCCGCGTTCGTCCGCGGCGGCCGCGCCGAGGGCGTCTTCTGGCTCACGAAGATGTTCGCGCTCCTGTCGCTGAAGGCGAAGGGCAACGCGGGGCACGCCGCCGTCGTCGAGAAGTTCACGACCGACAAGACGACCTACCCCGTGATCAAGCTGCGGAACGAGTCGTTCACCGGCGAGATCCACGAGGAGAGCCGCACGAACAAGACGATCGGCGAGCTCGCGACCGAGACGCTCGCGGCGGTGAAGGGTCGCTGAGGGAG carries:
- a CDS encoding MCE family protein, whose amino-acid sequence is MAQEKSIEVKVGVLILVSLGILAAFVLIMGGLSFEKTYTVFVDFDNPGGLQSGAPVRVAGVKCGKVKELSFMGGKIDPKTNRRTLVRAKIEIEQRVKESIHDDADFYITTQGVLGEQFLAIDPGSPQKPVLAENTIVKGIDPPRLDLFLAKAYELLDTTINGIRNNRELISDIATNTAGLLKNLNLVLTDNREKVNHIVTNLEQLSAEANTLTAHARTNYVDNPKIQRTIDNIDKLSSDIQKDSGPLIKDTKEAIANLNRASKAIGGEEEQVKLRKTLDELAQLAARANSTAADAQSIVSHIKKGNGTVGALVMDEAIYDDVQEMVRDLKHNPWKFLWRE